Proteins encoded by one window of Arachis hypogaea cultivar Tifrunner chromosome 1, arahy.Tifrunner.gnm2.J5K5, whole genome shotgun sequence:
- the LOC112803136 gene encoding uncharacterized protein has product MRTVTLQSPPYAALSIPPAPSSSSFSFRNSTLFFNTWLPQFRASSSASTRFALDASSIQTASTTELDAVSAFSEIVPDTVIFDDFEKFPPTAATVSSSLLLGICGLPDTIFRNAVDMALADSECYGLENTEARLSCFSSKALVNVGGDMAKLVPGRVSTEVDARLAYDTHAIIRKVHDLLKLYNDISIPPQRLLFKIPSTWQGIEAARLLESEGIQTHLTFVYSFAQAAAAAQAGASVIQIFVGRLRDWARNHSDDPEIESAQLKGEDPGLALVTKAYNYIHKYGHKSKLMAAAVRNKQDLFSLLGVDYIIAPLKILQSLKESIASPDEKYSFVRKLSPQSAASYVFRDEELVKWDQASLAAAMGPAAVQLLATGLDGHADQAKRVEELFGKIWPPPNV; this is encoded by the exons ATGAGGACGGTAACATTGCAATCTCCGCCATACGCGGCTCTCTCAATTCCCCcagcaccttcttcttcttccttctccttccGTAATTCCACTCTTTTCTTCAACACTTGGCTCCCTCAGTTTCGCGCTTCATCTTCAGCTTCAACTCGCTTCGCTCTCGATGCTTCATCTATCCAAACCG CTTCCACCACTGAATTGGACGCTGTTTCAGCCTTTAGCGAGATCGTTCCCGACACCGTCATCTTCGATGACTTCGAAAA GTTTCCTCCAACAGCAGCTACCGTTAGTTCCTCGCTTCTCTTGGGAATATGTGGTCTTCCAGATACTATTTTCAGG AATGCTGTGGACATGGCTTTGGCTGATTCTGAGTGTTATGGGCTTGAAAACACTGAAGCTAGATTGTCTTGTTTCTCCAGCAAG GCTTTGGTGAATGTCGGAGGTGACATGGCGAAGTTGGTCCCTGGTCGTGTTTCGACCGAAGTGGATGCACGTCTTGCTTATGACACACATGCCATTATTAGAAAG GTGCATGACCTGTTGAAGTTGTACAATGATATTAGTATCCCTCCTCAGCGTCTTCTGTTTAAAATTCCTTCAACCTGGCAG GGAATAGAGGCTGCAAGATTGTTGGAGTCCGAGGGCATACAAACCCACTTGACTTTTGTTTACAG CTTTGCTCAAGCCGCTGCTGCTGCTCAAGCTGGTGCTTCTGTGATTCAAATTTTTGTTGGCCGCTTAAGG GACTGGGCGCGCAATCATTCGGATGACCCAGAGATAGAATCAGCTCAGCTGAAAGGAGAGGATCCTGGGTTGGCATTG gTGACAAAAGCTTACAATTATATTCACAAGTATGGGCATAAGTCAAAGTTGATGGCAGCTGCAGTTCGCAACAAGCAGGATCTATTTAGTCTTCTGGG GGTTGACTATATCATAGCTCCATTGAAGATCTTGCAGTCTCTCAAAGAATCTATTGCTTCTCCTGATGAGAAGTACTCTTTTGTTAGGAAGTTATCGCCTCAGTCTGCTGCCAGCTATGTGTTTAGAGATGAAGAG CTTGTTAAATGGGACCAAGCTAGCCTTGCAGCAGCCATGGGGCCAGCAGCTGTGCAGCTTCTGGCTACTGGACTAGATGGTCATGCCGATCAAGCAAAGCGAGTTGAAGAGTTATTCGGGAAAATTTGGCCACCCCCAAATGTATGA
- the LOC112720191 gene encoding phospholipase D delta-like — protein MAVQTAIITRTAKINKANYGSNKSCQNVVGTLFTHHQKCVLVDTQGAGNNRKISAFIGGLDLCDGRYDTHQHRLFCNLEIVYKEDFHNPTFQVGSSGGGPREPWHGMICKVKGLAAYDILINFEQRWRKVKKWRDFRLNKVKNWHDNALLRLDQISWIVSPSSSFGDDKTIQVTDENDPETWNVQVFWSIDSGSVKGFPKISTRLNLR, from the exons atggcggttcaaaccgccataATCACCAGAACTGCCAAAATAAACAAAGCCAATTACGGCAGTAACAAAAGTTGCCAAAAT GTTGTGGGAACCCTATTTACTCATCATCAGAAATGTGTGCTTGTTGACACACAAGGTGCAGGGAATAATCGAAAAATATCTGCTTTTATTGGTGGTTTGGATCTCTGTGATGGCAGATATGACACACATCAGCATAGGCTattttgcaatttagaaatcGTTTACAAagaggattttcataatcctacATTTCAA GTAGGTTCTAGTGGAGGTGGACCAAGAGAGCCATGGCATGGCATGATTTGCAAGGTTAAAGGGCTAGCAGCTTATGATATATTAATCAATTTCGAACAAAGATGGAGAAAAGTAAAAAAATGGCGAGACTTTAGACTCAACAAGGTCAAAAATTGGCACGACAATGCATTACTAAGGCTAGACCAGATATCATGGATAGTCAGTCCATCTTCGAGTTTTGGTGATGATAAAACTATCCAGGTGACCGACGAAAATGATCCTGAAACTTGGAATGTGCAG GTATTTTGGTCCATAGATTCAGGATCAGTGAAGGGTTTTCCAAAGATTTCGACAAGGCTCAATCTCAGGtga